The DNA region GAACCCGCGGACGCCCGCCTCGCCCCCGCTCACGCCGATGATGACCTTCCCGTCGATCGCGAGCGGCGCCGCGGTGATCGCGTAGCCCAGCGCGTTGTCGGCCACCTGCACGCTCCAGCGCACGGCGCCCGAGGCCGCGTCGAGGGCCACGAGGCGCGCGTCGAGCGTGCCGACGTACACGCGGTCGTCGAGCAGGGCGACGCCGCGGTTGGTCGGCCCGAAGCCGATGATCTTCACGGTCTTCGGGATGGGCGGCTCGTATCGCCAGAGCGTGCGTCCGGTGCGCACGTCGAGCGCCGCCACTCGGCTGCGAGTCTCACTGACGTACATGACGCCATCGGCGACCAGCGGCGTGGCCTGCAGCCCCGCTTCCTGGGCCTGGTACACCCAGACGGGGCGCAGGCGCGCGACGTTGTCGGGCGTGATTCCGGCAAGGGGCGAGAACCGGTGGCCGTCGTACGTGCCCGAGTAGGTGAGCCACGACGCCGGTTCGCGCGCGGCCGCGGCGATGCGCGAGGCCGGCACCTGTCCGCTCGCGGTGCTGCCCGCGACACATGCCCAGGCCAGCGCCAGGAACGCGACGTGCCGACGCTGGCCCCTCACTGCCGCCCCCGACGCGTCATCAGGTACGACACCAGGTCGTTCAGCTGCGCCTCGTCCAGTTGTCCGCGATAGCTCGGCATGATGCTCGTGCCCGTCTCGACGACCACTGACCCGAGGTCCGCCTTGAGGAACGAGTGCAGGCGCCCCGTCGCTTCACGCACCTGGACGGTGAAGGAATCCTCGTTGGCCCGCAGGCCGGTCACCTCGACGCCGGCGCGGGTCCGGATGCGCACCGGCACGTACGCCGCCGCCTCGTACGGTTCGTAGGGTACGGCCCTGACCGGGTGCGCCCGGCCCGGGTCGAGGAGTGATTCGCGAAGGAAGGCCGCGCCGCGGACGAGGCCGACGTCGGAGAGGTCCGGGCCGATGGTCGCGCCCTCCCCGTCAATCAGGTGACACGTGGCACAGCCGGCGCGCCCGTACACCGCACGCCCCCGTTCGGGATCCCCGGGCATCGCCTCGGCTGGTCGTCGACCGAGCGCGCGCACGTGCGCGGCCACCTGCTGCAGCTCGAGTTCGGACAGGCTCCAGAACGCCTGCATCGCCGTGCCGGGCACGCCGTCGGTCAGGATGGCGATCACGCCCGCCTCGTCGGCGGCGCGCCGCAGCCTGGCGCGCGCCAGGGGCGGACCCGATCCGCCCGATCCGTCGAGGCCGTGGCACCGCGCGCAGTAGACCTCGTACACCTTCGCACCGCTGGCGAGGTCGGCCGACGAGGGCGCCGCCAGGGGCGCCGGTCCCTGCGCGCGCAGGACGACGAGCGAGGCTGGCGCAGCAAGCAGCATGGCGCCGGCAATCGCGCGCACGCGGCGGCACCTGACCGCTGAGATGGCTGGCACGCGCCGAGTCTACTCCCAACGCCGAGGTCCTCGACACCCAGGGCCATGGGCCGTGACCGTCGAGCCTCCGGCATCGCAGCACTCCGGGTCGCGGCAACGCGCACGCGCCCATCGGTGCTGCCGCTTGTCGCTTTACGCAGGCGCCTTGCGATCACTCCAGTACGGGCCGCTCGCACGGCCCGCCCCGTCGTCGGCGGGTGTCATCCGTTCGTTCATCCGTGCGGTTCGCCGCCACGCAAGGAGTGATCCCGTGTCACGAGTCCAGTCCTTCATCCAGTTGTGCCTGCTCGCCACCAGTCTCGTGGCGTCCGCTCCGCCAGTCCGTGCCGAGTCGGTCACTGGCCCCAATCCCGTCATCGAGTGGGCCACGCTCATCCAGCCCGCGATCCATGCCGCGACCTCGCCACGGTCGGCGGGCACCTCGCAGATCCTCCACACGATGGCGATGCTGGCGGTGTACGACGCCGTGGTGGCCATCGAGGGCGGTACCGAACCGTTCGCTGCCCGCATCGACGCAGCGCCGTACGCCGATGTCCGCGCCGCCGTCGCCACCGCCGCGTACGTGACCACGCGTCCCCGCATCGCCCCGGCGCGCCTGGCGTATCTCGACGA from Luteitalea sp. TBR-22 includes:
- a CDS encoding c-type cytochrome, producing MPAISAVRCRRVRAIAGAMLLAAPASLVVLRAQGPAPLAAPSSADLASGAKVYEVYCARCHGLDGSGGSGPPLARARLRRAADEAGVIAILTDGVPGTAMQAFWSLSELELQQVAAHVRALGRRPAEAMPGDPERGRAVYGRAGCATCHLIDGEGATIGPDLSDVGLVRGAAFLRESLLDPGRAHPVRAVPYEPYEAAAYVPVRIRTRAGVEVTGLRANEDSFTVQVREATGRLHSFLKADLGSVVVETGTSIMPSYRGQLDEAQLNDLVSYLMTRRGRQ